One segment of Dysgonomonas mossii DNA contains the following:
- a CDS encoding TonB-dependent receptor plug domain-containing protein: protein MFSFIYFCSITGFAQSKLDSIQHLNEIVVSARKTRVDVIPVQVLSGELLQNLSAHSVADALRYFSGVQLKDYGGIGGLKTINVRSMGSQHVGVFYDGIEIANPQNGVVDLGRYSLDNIQAISLHNGQKSSIFQPAKDYSSASSIYIEAKTPQFGCNKKYNLKFTFKTGAFGLINPSLYWEQKLSEKLNSSFNIDYTNSTGKYKFQYKVQNTVDNRGGYDTTAVRKNGDIQIFRIEQAFFGKLKGGDWKSRIYFYTSERGYPGAIVKEEPGRFKHEDRQKDRNFFVQSALNERFSGVYATKISGKYAYDYLYYESDTLIQKLKNKYMLHDVYISSANLFNILPSWTANISADFQWNKMNANLVEFIYPQRYSTWVAVATSLDLDRVKIQGSLLGTVVHESTKEDKKDIQRDWDKITPTLMASWQPWSRENLFLRAFYKNIFRMPTFTEMHMAYMGTLSSYLKPEFTKQYNLGFVYSKNINSSFFLEGQVDAYYNEVTDKLLAIPGGVNFRWTMKNIGLVKIKGVDVALTSTNKIGKDLTLDTRINYTYQKAQDYTPMVVESDTITYKGQIAYIPTHSASAILGVNYKSWNLSYSFIYTATRYTGSANIPRNRLEPWYTHDMAIGKSFVWRKNKYKATMEINNLFNQAYDVVLNYPMPGTNFKFILNITI from the coding sequence ATGTTTTCTTTTATATACTTTTGTTCCATAACGGGCTTCGCGCAAAGTAAACTAGATAGTATACAACATCTAAATGAGATAGTAGTCTCGGCTCGTAAAACTAGAGTAGATGTTATCCCTGTACAAGTACTATCGGGAGAATTATTACAAAATTTAAGTGCCCATTCTGTAGCTGATGCTTTGCGTTATTTTTCGGGTGTACAATTGAAAGACTATGGTGGTATTGGTGGTCTTAAGACTATAAATGTACGTAGTATGGGTAGCCAGCATGTAGGTGTATTCTATGATGGGATTGAAATAGCGAATCCTCAGAATGGAGTTGTAGACCTTGGACGATATTCACTTGATAATATTCAAGCTATCTCTTTACATAACGGACAAAAAAGCTCCATTTTTCAGCCGGCAAAAGATTACAGTTCTGCAAGTTCTATCTACATAGAAGCTAAAACTCCTCAGTTTGGATGCAACAAAAAATATAATCTGAAATTTACTTTCAAAACAGGAGCATTCGGACTGATTAATCCTTCTTTGTATTGGGAACAAAAGCTATCTGAGAAATTAAATTCATCGTTTAATATTGATTACACTAACTCGACAGGTAAATATAAGTTTCAATACAAAGTTCAAAATACTGTTGACAATAGAGGGGGATACGATACTACCGCTGTTCGAAAGAATGGAGACATTCAGATATTTAGAATTGAGCAAGCCTTCTTCGGAAAGTTAAAAGGAGGTGATTGGAAAAGTCGTATTTATTTCTATACTTCAGAACGGGGATACCCTGGAGCGATTGTGAAAGAAGAACCCGGAAGATTTAAGCATGAAGATAGACAAAAGGATCGGAATTTCTTTGTTCAATCAGCTTTAAATGAGAGATTTTCAGGCGTTTATGCAACAAAGATATCAGGGAAATATGCGTACGATTATTTGTATTATGAATCTGATACTTTAATTCAAAAGTTGAAAAATAAATATATGCTCCATGATGTTTATATTTCTTCAGCCAATCTATTTAATATCCTTCCTTCGTGGACAGCCAACATTTCTGCCGACTTTCAGTGGAATAAAATGAATGCCAATTTGGTGGAATTTATCTATCCGCAACGGTATTCTACTTGGGTAGCTGTAGCGACTTCTCTCGATCTGGATAGAGTAAAAATACAGGGTAGTTTACTCGGTACTGTTGTCCATGAATCTACCAAAGAAGATAAAAAAGACATTCAACGTGATTGGGATAAAATCACACCCACCTTGATGGCCTCATGGCAACCATGGAGTAGAGAGAACCTATTTTTAAGAGCCTTTTATAAAAATATATTTCGAATGCCGACCTTCACCGAGATGCATATGGCATATATGGGGACATTGTCTTCTTACCTCAAACCCGAATTTACCAAACAATATAATTTAGGGTTCGTATATTCAAAAAATATAAATTCATCATTTTTTCTAGAAGGACAAGTCGATGCCTATTACAACGAAGTTACAGACAAATTATTAGCTATCCCGGGCGGTGTAAATTTTCGTTGGACAATGAAAAATATTGGTCTTGTAAAGATAAAAGGAGTAGATGTTGCTTTAACATCTACTAACAAGATAGGAAAAGATCTAACTTTAGATACTCGGATAAATTATACTTACCAAAAAGCACAGGACTATACTCCAATGGTAGTAGAGAGTGATACCATTACCTATAAAGGACAAATAGCATATATTCCGACCCACAGTGCATCGGCCATATTAGGCGTCAATTATAAATCATGGAATTTATCATACAGTTTTATTTATACAGCTACTAGGTATACAGGTAGTGCCAATATTCCCCGTAATAGACTTGAGCCTTGGTACACTCACGATATGGCTATCGGTAAGTCTTTTGTGTGGAGGAAAAATAAATACAAAGCTACCATGGAAATTAATAATCTATTTAATCAGGCTTACGATGTAGTCTTGAATTACCCTATGCCAGGAACAAATTTCAAATTTATACTCAATATAACTATTTAA
- a CDS encoding PKD-like domain-containing protein has translation MMKNKILFLFLLLSGYYLSSCSGDDDIVQNDITITFSQNEYKVRKGKTLEIVPQVTNATNPIYSWKLNGKIISNDLQLNFSDYSVGEYFIIFRVDDEIGYKESQIKVTVADKISPEIEMVSSYIAYVGQPIELKATANYAENAEYVWRKNGEIVSEEQVYSFVEENLGSFALTVKVTTEDGVDIKALTVVVLPVPEAELYFDDGLYRTITNKNNLRKMTVPLGRTLVLAPVICHIDKPAGFKWTVDGVAQSSTTEFLKFTPTEKKAYLIEVTETGTSVKARVEVTCTEPESTYFRAIQTDSKAVATKAFNYIPAPGQFIDFQSQYQSLAQVLQKFQTAVDANSNMFHIGAYGGYFVVGFDHSVKNVANKADLSINGNSFVGWSEPGVVWVMQDSNGNGLPDDTWYELKGSEYGKKDNIQRYAVTYYKPTEKRTDVMWTDNFGNTGSVDINGYHSQDYFFPMFIKESAYTLTGTRVPPTFYIAEGTGYESSRDLGWGYVDNHNTDPTRPIGEFWIEDAIHADGSPANLTHIDFVKVHTASVGKGSLVGEVSTEPGNPVDLNFNN, from the coding sequence ATGATGAAAAATAAAATTTTATTTCTTTTTTTACTATTGAGTGGTTATTACCTCTCATCATGTTCTGGTGATGATGATATAGTTCAAAACGATATAACTATTACATTCTCACAAAATGAGTATAAAGTTAGAAAAGGGAAAACATTAGAGATTGTACCGCAAGTAACCAATGCAACCAATCCTATTTATTCGTGGAAATTGAATGGGAAAATTATTTCGAATGATTTACAGTTAAATTTCAGTGACTATAGCGTTGGCGAATATTTTATCATATTTAGGGTTGACGATGAAATTGGATATAAAGAGTCGCAGATTAAAGTTACTGTAGCAGATAAAATATCACCCGAAATAGAAATGGTCTCCAGCTATATTGCATATGTGGGGCAACCAATAGAGCTGAAAGCAACAGCCAACTATGCAGAAAACGCAGAATATGTATGGAGAAAAAATGGTGAAATAGTATCGGAAGAACAAGTGTACTCTTTTGTAGAAGAAAATTTAGGTTCATTTGCCTTGACTGTTAAAGTAACTACTGAAGACGGTGTTGACATCAAAGCCCTAACAGTAGTCGTATTACCTGTACCCGAAGCAGAACTTTATTTCGATGATGGTCTATACCGAACCATAACCAATAAAAATAATCTACGCAAGATGACAGTCCCTCTTGGCAGAACTTTGGTGTTAGCTCCTGTTATTTGCCATATAGATAAACCTGCCGGCTTTAAGTGGACTGTTGATGGAGTTGCACAAAGTTCGACTACCGAGTTTTTAAAATTTACACCTACCGAAAAGAAAGCTTATTTGATAGAAGTAACAGAGACAGGAACATCAGTAAAGGCTCGAGTAGAGGTTACTTGTACTGAGCCTGAAAGCACTTATTTCAGAGCAATACAAACAGACAGTAAAGCTGTTGCGACTAAAGCTTTCAATTACATTCCTGCTCCGGGACAGTTTATTGACTTTCAATCTCAATATCAATCTCTAGCTCAGGTGTTACAGAAATTCCAAACTGCTGTGGATGCTAACTCTAATATGTTTCATATAGGAGCTTATGGTGGATATTTTGTAGTAGGATTTGACCATAGTGTGAAGAATGTTGCGAATAAAGCCGACTTGAGTATCAATGGAAACTCTTTTGTCGGTTGGAGCGAACCGGGAGTAGTTTGGGTTATGCAAGATTCGAATGGCAACGGATTACCCGATGATACATGGTACGAACTGAAAGGCAGTGAGTATGGAAAGAAAGACAACATACAACGCTATGCTGTTACTTATTACAAACCTACAGAAAAAAGAACTGATGTAATGTGGACAGACAATTTTGGAAATACAGGTTCGGTAGATATTAATGGATATCACTCTCAAGACTATTTCTTCCCAATGTTTATAAAAGAAAGTGCTTATACCTTGACTGGTACACGTGTGCCACCGACATTCTATATTGCCGAAGGTACAGGTTATGAATCGTCCAGAGACTTAGGATGGGGGTATGTGGACAATCACAATACAGACCCAACGAGACCCATTGGGGAGTTTTGGATAGAAGATGCTATTCATGCTGATGGAAGTCCTGCTAACCTCACTCATATAGATTTTGTAAAAGTACATACGGCTTCTGTAGGTAAAGGCTCTTTAGTTGGTGAAGTATCAACTGAGCCGGGTAATCCTGTTGATCTGAATTTTAATAACTAA
- a CDS encoding YncE family protein, translating to MKRRLFKLGFLILIVGLTLLYSCRGDDEELIPPTITPVAPVDETTVVEGEEGNIKGFYLLNEANMGSNKSSIDYFDRKTGKYCQNIYPYLNPNIAHELGDVGNDIQIYGNKLYAVINVSGYVEVLDVNTARHIGSLTIPNCRYIVFDKGYAYISSYNGPVKIEPDTPLGCIVKIDTTNFKEVGRVSVGYQPEEMVIRDNKLYVANSGGYRVPNYDNTVSVIDLGKFEEIKKITVGINLHRLELDSDNNIYVSSRGDYKSTASNTYIIGKNDMVSKTLNLPCSNMTAMGDSIYMYSVEWSHITQKNTITYAIVNTKSQTVVSRNFIKDGTEKQIVIPYGLAIHPETKDIYVTDAKDYISPGTLFCFDKTGNRKWSVVTGEIPAHIVFTKHRLKSLILD from the coding sequence ATGAAAAGAAGATTATTCAAATTAGGATTTCTAATTCTAATTGTAGGATTAACTCTTCTCTATTCATGTAGAGGAGATGATGAGGAACTGATTCCTCCCACAATAACACCGGTAGCTCCTGTTGATGAAACAACTGTTGTAGAAGGAGAAGAAGGTAATATAAAAGGATTTTATCTGTTGAATGAAGCCAATATGGGAAGTAATAAATCTTCCATTGATTACTTCGATCGTAAAACCGGTAAATATTGTCAAAATATTTATCCTTATCTAAATCCTAACATTGCCCATGAACTGGGAGATGTAGGTAACGATATCCAGATTTATGGGAATAAACTATATGCCGTAATCAATGTTTCAGGTTATGTGGAGGTGTTGGATGTAAATACTGCACGCCATATAGGTTCTCTCACTATACCCAACTGCCGTTACATCGTTTTCGACAAAGGTTATGCGTATATAAGTTCTTACAATGGACCTGTTAAGATAGAACCGGATACCCCACTAGGTTGTATCGTAAAGATAGACACTACCAACTTTAAGGAAGTTGGACGGGTTTCTGTAGGCTATCAACCCGAAGAAATGGTGATAAGAGATAATAAATTGTATGTCGCGAACTCGGGAGGTTACCGAGTTCCGAATTACGATAATACAGTGTCTGTTATTGATTTAGGTAAGTTCGAAGAAATAAAGAAGATAACAGTAGGGATTAATTTACATCGGTTGGAATTGGATAGTGATAATAATATCTATGTAAGCTCGCGAGGCGATTATAAATCTACGGCATCAAATACATATATCATCGGGAAAAACGATATGGTAAGCAAAACTTTAAACTTACCATGCTCTAATATGACCGCGATGGGCGATTCTATTTATATGTATAGTGTAGAATGGAGTCATATAACTCAAAAAAACACAATTACTTATGCTATTGTAAATACCAAAAGCCAAACAGTTGTATCTCGGAACTTCATTAAAGATGGAACTGAAAAGCAAATCGTAATTCCGTATGGTTTAGCTATTCATCCCGAAACCAAAGACATATATGTGACTGACGCTAAAGATTATATTAGTCCGGGAACGTTGTTCTGCTTTGACAAAACGGGTAACCGAAAATGGTCTGTGGTTACAGGAGAGATTCCGGCTCATATTGTGTTTACAAAACATAGGTTGAAAAGTTTAATTTTAGATTAA